A single Thermaerobacter sp. FW80 DNA region contains:
- the pyrF gene encoding orotidine-5'-phosphate decarboxylase, producing the protein MPEDATAEGIGGGAGMPPDRGGGRPGRGKPAMGGTVPGAERLIVALDVADAGRAQALVDQLAPAGCAFKIGLEMLYAQGPGWIDRLAGRGLRVFVDAKLHDIPHTVYGAARALGARGAWLLTVHLAGGRDMCRAAVEGAAAGAAAAGVPAPRVIGVTVLTSLAGAAYAEATGARLPLGAEAARRAGNARAWGLAGVVCSPAELRVVRATVGPGVWLVTPGIRPAGSPRGDQQRVATPAEAIAAGADYLVVGRPVTAAADPVAALEAIAGEVAQALDGGTPDGGAPRHPPAGVDARTTPGAGQG; encoded by the coding sequence ATGCCGGAGGACGCGACCGCGGAGGGCATCGGCGGCGGAGCGGGGATGCCGCCGGACCGCGGCGGGGGACGACCGGGAAGGGGGAAGCCGGCGATGGGGGGCACCGTGCCGGGGGCGGAACGGCTGATCGTCGCGCTGGACGTGGCCGACGCGGGGCGGGCCCAGGCGCTGGTGGACCAGCTCGCCCCGGCGGGCTGCGCCTTCAAGATCGGCCTGGAGATGCTCTACGCCCAGGGTCCGGGCTGGATCGACCGGCTGGCCGGGCGGGGGCTGCGGGTCTTCGTCGACGCCAAGCTGCACGACATCCCCCATACCGTCTACGGCGCGGCCCGCGCCCTGGGGGCTCGCGGCGCCTGGCTGCTGACGGTGCATCTGGCGGGCGGGCGCGACATGTGCCGGGCGGCGGTGGAGGGAGCGGCCGCGGGAGCCGCCGCCGCGGGCGTCCCCGCACCGCGGGTGATCGGGGTCACGGTGCTCACCAGCTTGGCAGGAGCGGCGTACGCCGAGGCCACCGGTGCCCGCCTGCCCCTCGGGGCGGAGGCGGCGCGCCGTGCCGGCAACGCCCGGGCATGGGGGTTGGCCGGCGTCGTCTGCTCGCCGGCGGAGTTGCGGGTGGTGCGGGCCACGGTGGGGCCTGGCGTGTGGCTGGTGACCCCGGGCATCCGCCCTGCCGGCAGCCCGCGGGGCGACCAGCAGCGGGTGGCCACGCCGGCCGAGGCCATCGCCGCCGGGGCGGACTACCTGGTGGTGGGACGGCCCGTGACCGCCGCGGCGGATCCCGTGGCCGCACTGGAGGCCATCGCCGGCGAGGTCGCGCAGGCCCTGGACGGCGGCACCCCCGACGGCGGGGCTCCACGGCACCCTCCCGCCGGAGTCGACGCCAGGACGACGCCCGGGGCGGGCCAGGGGTGA
- a CDS encoding dihydroorotate dehydrogenase: MRDRQAPHHGPGDGDGARRPRLEVRLGPLRLKNPVVTAAGTFGYGREAAAFYDLGVLGAVTVKGLSLEPWPGNPPPRAVETPAGMLNAIGLQNPGVDHFVHNDLPWLRRFDVPVIANVVGKTEAEYVEVARRLDAAGVDALELNVSCPNVKAGGLEFGSDPAVAASLVRAVRRVTQRPLLVKLSPEAGDLPALAAAVLEAGADALSLINTVRGAAIDVEGERPALAAVTGGLSGPAIRPVAVRCIWEVYRRLRAPILGMGGVASGRDAAELMLAGAAAVAVGTAALVDPRAPVRVLDELAAILAAKGIGAAELTGRAHRREEPGGTAPSGPAGAAAGGRAGAAAPAGERSPLTGCSWRDGG, encoded by the coding sequence GTGAGGGATCGACAGGCCCCGCACCACGGGCCCGGCGACGGGGACGGGGCGCGGCGACCGCGGCTCGAGGTGCGCCTGGGCCCTCTCCGCCTGAAGAACCCGGTGGTGACCGCCGCCGGCACCTTCGGCTACGGCCGCGAGGCGGCCGCCTTCTACGACCTGGGTGTCCTCGGGGCGGTCACCGTCAAGGGCCTCAGCCTGGAGCCCTGGCCCGGCAACCCCCCGCCGCGGGCCGTGGAGACGCCGGCGGGGATGCTCAACGCCATCGGCCTGCAGAACCCGGGCGTCGATCACTTCGTCCACAACGACCTGCCCTGGCTGCGCCGCTTCGACGTGCCCGTCATCGCCAACGTGGTCGGCAAGACGGAGGCCGAGTACGTGGAGGTGGCCCGGCGGCTCGATGCCGCCGGGGTCGACGCCCTGGAGCTCAACGTGTCCTGTCCCAACGTCAAGGCCGGGGGGCTCGAGTTCGGCAGCGACCCGGCCGTGGCCGCTTCCCTGGTGCGGGCGGTGCGGCGCGTCACGCAGCGGCCCCTGCTGGTCAAGCTGTCCCCCGAGGCGGGCGACCTGCCCGCGCTGGCCGCGGCGGTGCTGGAGGCGGGCGCGGATGCGCTGTCGCTGATCAACACGGTGCGCGGGGCCGCCATCGACGTCGAGGGGGAGCGGCCGGCCCTGGCGGCGGTGACGGGCGGTCTGTCGGGTCCGGCCATCCGGCCGGTGGCGGTGCGGTGCATCTGGGAGGTCTACCGGCGGCTGCGGGCGCCCATCCTGGGCATGGGCGGCGTGGCCTCGGGCCGCGATGCGGCCGAGCTGATGCTGGCCGGGGCGGCGGCGGTCGCGGTGGGCACCGCCGCCCTCGTCGACCCCCGGGCGCCGGTGCGGGTGCTGGACGAACTGGCCGCGATCCTGGCCGCCAAGGGGATCGGCGCCGCCGAGCTGACCGGGCGCGCCCACCGCCGCGAGGAGCCCGGCGGAACGGCGCCTTCAGGGCCGGCCGGAGCGGCGGCCGGCGGGCGCGCCGGCGCCGCCGCGCCCGCCGGGGAACGGAGCCCGCTGACCGGGTGCTCCTGGAGGGACGGCGGTTGA
- the carB gene encoding carbamoyl-phosphate synthase large subunit, giving the protein MRKVLVIGSGPIIIGQAAEFDYSGTQACRALKEEGLEVVLLNSNPATVMTDPGTADRVYVEPLTAEFAEAVIRKERPDAVLPTLGGQVGLNLAMELVRSGVLERYGVRLLGTPPEAIQRAEDRDAFKRLMLAIGEPVPRSTIVRSYEEALAFARQVGFPVIARPGYTLGGTGGGIARDERELAALVDRGLTASPIGQVLLEESLLGWKEIEFEVIRDGAGNAIAICSMENVDPVGVHTGDSIVVAPALTLTDRQLQRLRSASLRIVDAIGVEGGCNVQLALRPDGAEYRVIEVNPRVSRSSALASKATGYPIAKVAARVALGRRLDEIRNPITGTSALFEPALDYVVVKIPRWPFDKFATADRRLGTQMKATGEVMAIDRSFEGALLKAVRSLEIGVDALEWPEARDLDEPALEAAIREGDDRRLFLLAEALRRGHSVEELHRWTGIDRFFLHRIARVVALEERLRQVGRRGGGATATGAVPGLPPDLLLEAKRLGLTDRRIAQLAGSSEEAVRRARLAAGIRAGYKMVDTCAAEFEALTPYFYSTYGEADEAGPRKAEDGDRPVVVVLGAGPIRISQGIEFDYSSVHAVRTLRALGYRAVIVNNNPETVSTDFDTADRLYFEPLTAEDVRNVLDLERPVGVLAQFGGQTAVNLVAPLAAAGVRILGTAPDAVDVAESRERFDQLLARLGLRRPPGAAARSVAEALAAADRIGYPVIVRPSYVLGGRAMQVARSPEELARYLETAARVAGDRPVWVDRYIAGMELEVDAVADGETVVIPAVMRHIERAGVHSGDSIAVVPAPGVPPAVLAQVEAATVALARALGVRGVINLQFVWDGCDLYVLEVNPRASRTVPFITKATGVPLTELATRAALGERLADLGWRTGLLPPPGHVAVKLPVFSWNKLPGVDPSLGPEMQSTGEVMGVDTTLEGALARGLLAAGMKLPAPGEGVLLTVADADKPAAVELGRRLAAAGYRLYATPGTAAALRAAGLEVTVLPKISGAGTAEPGSPARRPVASRAAGDPTAGAAPNGGRAVDAAASAGGAAEPAPGGGARSGGAPLLDALRDGRVRLVINTLTEGRRPERDGFRIRRTAVERGIPCLTSLDTAAALVEVLMRHPDRRALAATVRALQDLEPVARAEVLLR; this is encoded by the coding sequence GTGCGCAAGGTGCTGGTCATCGGCTCGGGCCCCATCATCATCGGCCAGGCGGCGGAGTTCGACTACTCGGGCACCCAGGCGTGCCGCGCCCTCAAGGAAGAGGGCCTGGAGGTGGTCCTGCTCAATTCCAACCCCGCCACGGTGATGACGGACCCCGGCACCGCCGACCGGGTCTACGTCGAGCCCTTGACGGCGGAGTTCGCCGAGGCGGTGATCCGCAAGGAGCGGCCCGACGCCGTGCTGCCCACCCTGGGCGGCCAGGTGGGCCTCAACCTGGCCATGGAGCTGGTGCGGTCGGGGGTGCTGGAGCGGTACGGGGTGCGGCTGCTGGGCACGCCGCCCGAGGCGATCCAGCGGGCGGAGGACCGCGATGCCTTCAAGCGGCTGATGCTCGCCATCGGCGAGCCCGTCCCCCGCAGCACCATCGTGCGCTCCTACGAGGAGGCGCTGGCCTTCGCCCGGCAGGTGGGCTTCCCCGTCATCGCGCGGCCCGGCTACACCCTGGGCGGCACCGGCGGCGGCATCGCCCGGGACGAGCGGGAGCTTGCGGCGCTGGTCGACCGCGGCCTGACGGCCAGCCCCATCGGCCAGGTCCTCCTGGAAGAGAGCCTGCTGGGCTGGAAGGAGATCGAGTTCGAGGTCATCCGCGACGGGGCCGGCAACGCCATCGCCATCTGCAGCATGGAGAACGTGGACCCCGTCGGCGTGCACACCGGCGACAGCATCGTGGTGGCGCCCGCCCTGACCCTGACCGACCGGCAGCTGCAGCGACTGCGCTCGGCGTCCCTGCGCATCGTCGACGCCATCGGGGTGGAGGGAGGCTGCAACGTCCAGCTGGCCCTGCGGCCCGACGGGGCGGAGTACCGGGTCATCGAGGTCAACCCCCGGGTCAGCCGCTCCAGCGCCCTGGCGTCCAAGGCCACGGGCTACCCCATCGCCAAGGTGGCGGCGCGGGTGGCCCTGGGCCGCCGGCTGGACGAGATCCGCAACCCCATCACGGGCACCTCGGCCCTCTTCGAGCCGGCCCTGGACTATGTCGTGGTCAAGATCCCCCGCTGGCCCTTCGACAAGTTCGCCACCGCCGACCGGCGCCTGGGCACCCAGATGAAGGCGACGGGCGAGGTCATGGCCATCGACCGCAGCTTCGAGGGGGCGCTGCTCAAGGCGGTGCGGTCGCTGGAGATCGGGGTCGACGCCCTGGAGTGGCCCGAGGCCCGCGATCTGGACGAACCGGCCCTGGAGGCAGCCATCCGGGAGGGCGACGACCGGCGGCTGTTCCTCCTGGCGGAGGCGCTGCGCCGCGGCCACAGCGTGGAGGAGCTCCACCGGTGGACCGGCATCGACCGGTTCTTCCTGCACCGCATCGCCCGGGTGGTGGCGCTGGAGGAGCGGCTGCGGCAGGTGGGGCGGCGGGGAGGCGGCGCCACCGCCACCGGCGCCGTACCCGGGCTGCCGCCGGATCTGCTCCTCGAGGCCAAGCGCCTGGGTCTGACGGACCGCCGCATCGCCCAGCTGGCCGGTTCGTCCGAGGAGGCGGTGCGGCGGGCGCGGCTCGCGGCGGGCATCCGCGCCGGGTACAAGATGGTCGACACCTGCGCGGCGGAGTTCGAGGCGCTGACGCCCTACTTCTACTCGACCTACGGCGAGGCCGACGAGGCGGGGCCGCGCAAGGCCGAGGACGGCGACCGCCCCGTGGTGGTGGTGCTGGGCGCGGGGCCCATCCGCATCAGCCAGGGCATCGAGTTCGACTACAGCTCGGTCCACGCCGTCCGCACCCTGCGCGCCCTGGGTTACCGGGCGGTGATCGTCAACAACAACCCGGAGACGGTGAGCACCGACTTCGACACCGCCGACCGGCTCTACTTCGAGCCCCTGACGGCGGAGGACGTGCGCAACGTGCTGGACCTGGAACGGCCCGTGGGGGTGCTGGCCCAGTTCGGCGGGCAGACGGCGGTCAACCTGGTGGCGCCCCTGGCGGCGGCCGGGGTGCGCATCCTGGGCACCGCCCCCGACGCCGTCGACGTGGCGGAGAGCCGTGAGCGGTTCGACCAGCTGCTAGCCCGGCTCGGGCTGCGGCGGCCGCCGGGGGCGGCGGCGCGGTCGGTGGCGGAGGCCCTCGCGGCGGCGGACCGCATCGGCTACCCGGTGATCGTCCGGCCCTCCTACGTGCTGGGGGGCCGTGCCATGCAGGTGGCCCGCTCGCCGGAGGAACTGGCCCGCTATCTGGAGACGGCGGCCCGGGTGGCCGGCGACCGGCCGGTGTGGGTCGACCGGTACATCGCCGGGATGGAGCTGGAGGTCGACGCCGTGGCCGACGGGGAGACGGTGGTGATCCCCGCGGTGATGCGCCACATCGAGCGGGCGGGGGTCCACTCGGGCGACTCCATCGCCGTGGTGCCGGCGCCAGGGGTGCCCCCGGCGGTGCTGGCCCAGGTGGAGGCGGCCACCGTCGCCCTGGCCCGAGCCCTCGGGGTGCGCGGCGTGATCAACCTGCAGTTCGTCTGGGACGGGTGCGACCTGTACGTGCTGGAGGTGAACCCGCGGGCCAGCCGCACCGTGCCCTTCATCACCAAGGCCACCGGGGTGCCCCTGACCGAGCTGGCCACCCGCGCGGCGCTGGGGGAGCGGCTGGCGGACCTGGGCTGGCGCACCGGCCTGCTGCCGCCGCCGGGCCACGTGGCGGTGAAGCTGCCGGTGTTCTCGTGGAACAAGCTGCCCGGGGTCGATCCCTCGCTGGGGCCGGAGATGCAGTCCACCGGCGAGGTCATGGGCGTCGACACCACGCTGGAGGGCGCCCTGGCCCGCGGGCTGCTGGCGGCGGGGATGAAGCTGCCGGCCCCGGGGGAGGGGGTGCTGCTGACGGTGGCCGACGCCGACAAGCCGGCCGCGGTGGAACTGGGCCGGCGGCTGGCGGCGGCGGGCTACCGGCTGTACGCCACACCGGGGACGGCGGCCGCCCTGCGCGCCGCGGGCCTGGAGGTCACGGTGCTGCCCAAGATCTCGGGCGCCGGGACGGCGGAACCGGGCAGCCCCGCCCGCCGGCCGGTCGCGTCCCGCGCCGCGGGGGACCCGACGGCGGGCGCCGCCCCCAACGGCGGCCGGGCCGTCGATGCGGCGGCGTCCGCCGGCGGCGCGGCCGAGCCGGCGCCCGGCGGCGGGGCCCGGTCGGGCGGCGCGCCGCTGCTCGATGCCCTGCGCGACGGCCGCGTGCGGCTGGTGATCAACACCCTGACGGAGGGGCGCCGGCCGGAGCGGGACGGGTTCCGGATCCGGCGGACGGCGGTGGAGCGCGGCATCCCGTGCCTGACCTCGCTGGACACCGCCGCCGCCCTGGTGGAGGTGCTGATGCGCCATCCGGACCGGCGGGCCCTGGCCGCCACGGTGCGGGCGCTCCAGGACCTGGAACCGGTGGCCCGCGCCGAGGTGCTGCTGCGATGA
- the carA gene encoding glutamine-hydrolyzing carbamoyl-phosphate synthase small subunit: protein MDCGEPVPPAPALRDGDPAPHAAVRGASAQVAPVAGRGAARVAGRGADGAAAPARADVVPARLVLEDGTQWFGRLVAGPGPGRGGAGGAWAVTGEVVFNTAMTGYQELLSDPSYDGQIVVLTYPLVGNYGVHDGEDESAGPRVQALIARELFDAGAVGLQPLAAHLAAAGVPAADGFDTRALTRHLRRHGTLRGVLTTDFGVPVEELAARAARWRPPSALEAGTRRPYRLEPPRAATATPDGAIPAPDGVGSAGPAVPAGAGHHAVLVDFGVKRNILRALVAQGWRVTVVPARTPADDILALRPDVVILSNGPGDPRDLGEVLGTVRRVAEAVPTFGICLGHQLLGLAFGGRAYKLPFGHRGANHPVKEIAVAAWAGAGGGEGRVFMTSQNHGYALDAESLEAAGLIVTHVNLNDGTVEGLCHPHLPVRGLQFHPEAAPGPRDAAPLLAEFLRQVTGGAPARAAEGAAVGAGRGSAAAPATGAGRAAGAERPAGGTGPAPAAAGRWLAAAPGAVEGGIAGA, encoded by the coding sequence ATGGACTGCGGTGAGCCCGTCCCCCCTGCGCCGGCGCTCCGCGACGGCGACCCTGCCCCCCACGCGGCCGTGCGGGGTGCGAGCGCACAGGTGGCGCCGGTGGCCGGGCGAGGCGCCGCTCGGGTGGCCGGCAGGGGCGCCGATGGGGCGGCGGCCCCGGCCCGCGCGGACGTCGTCCCCGCCCGGCTGGTGCTGGAAGACGGCACCCAGTGGTTCGGCCGCCTGGTGGCGGGGCCGGGCCCCGGGCGCGGCGGCGCGGGAGGGGCCTGGGCCGTGACCGGCGAGGTGGTCTTCAACACCGCGATGACGGGCTACCAGGAGCTGCTGTCGGATCCCTCCTACGACGGACAGATCGTGGTCCTGACCTACCCGTTGGTGGGCAACTACGGTGTGCACGACGGCGAGGACGAGTCGGCCGGTCCGCGGGTCCAGGCGTTGATCGCCCGCGAGTTGTTCGACGCCGGCGCCGTCGGGCTCCAGCCGCTGGCGGCGCACCTGGCGGCCGCCGGCGTGCCGGCGGCCGACGGGTTCGACACCCGGGCCCTGACCCGGCACCTGCGGCGCCACGGCACGCTGCGGGGGGTGCTCACCACCGACTTCGGCGTCCCCGTGGAGGAGCTGGCGGCGCGCGCCGCCCGCTGGCGGCCGCCGTCCGCCCTGGAGGCGGGCACCCGCCGGCCGTACCGGCTCGAACCGCCTCGGGCAGCCACCGCCACCCCTGACGGCGCGATCCCCGCGCCGGACGGCGTCGGGTCGGCCGGACCCGCGGTGCCGGCCGGGGCCGGGCACCACGCCGTCCTGGTGGACTTCGGCGTCAAGCGCAACATCCTCCGGGCGCTGGTGGCCCAGGGCTGGCGCGTGACCGTGGTCCCCGCGCGCACCCCCGCCGACGACATCCTGGCCCTGCGGCCCGACGTGGTGATCCTGTCCAACGGCCCCGGCGACCCGCGGGACCTGGGCGAGGTGCTGGGCACCGTGCGGCGCGTCGCCGAGGCGGTGCCCACCTTCGGCATTTGTCTTGGCCACCAGCTGCTCGGCCTGGCCTTCGGCGGCCGCGCCTACAAGCTGCCCTTCGGCCACCGCGGCGCCAACCACCCGGTGAAGGAGATCGCGGTGGCGGCCTGGGCCGGCGCGGGGGGCGGCGAGGGGCGGGTCTTCATGACCTCCCAGAACCACGGCTACGCCCTGGACGCCGAATCCCTCGAGGCGGCGGGCCTGATCGTCACCCACGTCAACCTCAACGACGGCACGGTGGAGGGGCTGTGCCACCCCCACCTGCCGGTGCGCGGCCTGCAGTTCCACCCCGAGGCGGCGCCCGGTCCGCGGGACGCGGCGCCGCTGCTGGCCGAGTTCCTCCGCCAGGTGACCGGCGGGGCGCCGGCGCGGGCGGCCGAAGGAGCGGCCGTCGGCGCGGGGCGGGGGTCCGCCGCGGCTCCGGCGACCGGCGCGGGACGCGCGGCGGGTGCGGAGCGGCCGGCCGGGGGGACCGGGCCTGCACCGGCCGCAGCGGGGCGATGGCTGGCGGCGGCGCCGGGGGCGGTGGAAGGGGGGATCGCCGGTGCCTGA
- a CDS encoding dihydroorotase, giving the protein MTRLWIRGGRVIDPSQGLDGPGDVVIEAGRIVYAGAPLPNAEAVARVTVPGGSAPPSPSDEPAPAAPAAGGIGTRRARGADGDGRPARAAAVAPAGSTGASPSVHVLDARGLWVVPGLIDPHVHLRTPGETHKETLATGGAAAAAGGFTAVACMPNTRPPLDDAIRVEWLAMKAAAEAPVRVHVVAAATRGLAGDEPAPYGALKAAGAVAVTDDGRPIARAGVMARVLEGAAAAGLPVLVHAEEPELSAGGAMHAGAVAAAAGMPGIPDTAETVMVARDLLLAERAGARLHVLHASAAATLDLVRWGKARGIPVTVEVTPHHLLLCDEDVAAAGFHPHWKMNPPLRSRRDREALLEAVADGTVDAIATDHAPHHPLDKDAPFPEAAFGVVGLETALGLLLTHLVPDPLPPARLVQLMSTGPARVLGVPGGTLRPGAAADVTLIDPGYRWVVEPERFASLGRNTPFAGWNLRGRAVCTLVGGRAVFRLPGCPVPEPVAVGLATPATPATPASPAGRPAGQTDAAGQAGP; this is encoded by the coding sequence ATGACGCGCCTGTGGATCCGCGGCGGCCGGGTGATCGACCCCAGCCAGGGCCTGGACGGTCCCGGCGACGTGGTGATCGAGGCGGGACGCATCGTCTACGCCGGCGCGCCCTTGCCGAACGCGGAGGCGGTCGCCCGGGTGACGGTCCCCGGCGGATCGGCTCCTCCGAGCCCATCCGACGAACCGGCCCCTGCCGCCCCCGCCGCCGGCGGGATCGGCACCCGCCGCGCACGGGGAGCCGACGGGGACGGGCGGCCGGCCCGGGCTGCCGCCGTCGCACCCGCCGGGTCGACCGGCGCATCCCCTTCGGTCCACGTCCTCGACGCCCGCGGGCTCTGGGTGGTGCCCGGGCTCATCGACCCCCACGTCCACCTGCGCACGCCCGGTGAGACCCACAAGGAGACGCTGGCGACGGGCGGCGCCGCGGCGGCGGCGGGGGGCTTCACGGCGGTGGCCTGCATGCCCAACACCCGCCCGCCGCTGGACGACGCCATCCGCGTGGAATGGCTCGCCATGAAGGCCGCGGCCGAGGCGCCGGTGCGCGTCCACGTCGTGGCCGCCGCCACCCGCGGCCTGGCCGGGGACGAGCCCGCCCCCTACGGCGCCCTGAAGGCGGCGGGGGCGGTGGCCGTCACCGACGACGGCCGGCCCATCGCGCGGGCCGGCGTCATGGCGCGGGTGCTGGAGGGGGCGGCGGCGGCGGGGCTGCCCGTCCTGGTCCATGCCGAGGAACCGGAGCTCAGCGCTGGCGGCGCCATGCATGCCGGGGCGGTGGCGGCGGCCGCGGGGATGCCCGGCATCCCGGACACCGCCGAGACGGTGATGGTGGCCCGGGACCTGCTGCTGGCCGAGCGGGCGGGGGCGCGCCTGCACGTGCTCCACGCCAGCGCCGCCGCCACCTTGGATCTGGTGCGCTGGGGCAAGGCGCGGGGCATCCCGGTGACCGTGGAGGTCACGCCCCACCACCTGCTGCTCTGCGACGAGGACGTGGCGGCGGCCGGGTTCCACCCCCACTGGAAGATGAACCCGCCGCTGCGCTCGCGGCGGGACCGGGAGGCCCTGCTGGAGGCGGTGGCGGACGGGACCGTGGACGCCATCGCCACCGACCACGCCCCCCACCATCCCCTGGACAAGGACGCGCCCTTCCCGGAGGCCGCCTTCGGGGTGGTGGGACTGGAGACGGCCCTCGGCCTGCTGCTTACCCACCTGGTCCCCGACCCGCTGCCGCCCGCGCGGCTCGTCCAGCTCATGTCCACCGGCCCCGCCCGCGTGTTGGGGGTCCCCGGCGGCACCCTGCGGCCCGGCGCGGCGGCCGACGTGACGCTGATCGACCCCGGGTACCGGTGGGTGGTCGAACCGGAGCGCTTCGCGAGCCTCGGCCGCAATACGCCCTTCGCCGGGTGGAACCTGCGGGGCCGGGCGGTGTGCACGCTGGTGGGCGGCCGGGCGGTGTTCCGGCTGCCGGGCTGTCCGGTGCCCGAGCCCGTCGCGGTGGGGCTGGCGACGCCAGCGACGCCAGCGACGCCGGCGTCGCCGGCGGGGCGGCCGGCAGGCCAGACGGACGCGGCCGGGCAGGCCGGCCCGTGA
- a CDS encoding aspartate carbamoyltransferase catalytic subunit — MPAGTTPQSIWPAARLPQRPGPAPVAKTAGVAAPGDGGTLERPLHGPGRSIHPDPSALVRSGSAGRSRSLTGIAALSIADLEDLLSRARRMLAALERGGGRPLTSAPLAGRRIVTLFYENSTRTAQSFHVAAHLLGAAPFDLPVARSSVQKGEGLRDTLRTCEALGFDAVILRHPVTGAAAYAATVLGVPVINAGDGTGEHPTQALLDALAILRHKGRLAGLKVAIVGDVRHSRVARSNALLLARLGAEVWLCGPPGLVPAAPPCPGVTVTTCLDEALDAADVVMALRIQRERLAGVLPDLGEYRRGWGIGPRQLERARPDAILMHPGPVNRGIELDPAVMDDPRCVVEDQVRCGVAARMAVLEWALGPVRPEGAVDEPAGGEDGPAGDEDEPSGSGAAERLGADERAAEAPWAAAGQRAESHRAEAGGVAVAPPECAAGARRPVVANGRGRAGAEVGRR, encoded by the coding sequence GTGCCAGCCGGGACGACGCCCCAGTCCATTTGGCCCGCCGCACGGTTGCCGCAGCGACCCGGCCCGGCGCCGGTGGCGAAGACGGCCGGCGTCGCCGCGCCCGGGGACGGGGGGACTCTTGAACGACCCCTCCATGGGCCGGGGCGATCCATCCACCCCGATCCATCCGCCCTGGTCCGCTCCGGGTCCGCGGGGCGTTCCCGTTCCCTCACCGGCATCGCCGCCCTGTCGATCGCCGACCTGGAAGACCTCCTGAGCCGCGCCCGGCGGATGCTGGCCGCCCTGGAGCGCGGCGGCGGACGACCGCTCACCTCCGCTCCCCTGGCCGGCCGCCGCATCGTCACCCTCTTCTACGAGAACAGCACCCGCACCGCCCAATCCTTCCACGTGGCCGCCCATCTGCTGGGCGCGGCCCCCTTCGACCTGCCCGTGGCGCGCAGCAGCGTGCAGAAGGGCGAGGGGCTGCGCGACACCTTGCGCACCTGCGAGGCCCTCGGGTTCGACGCGGTGATCCTGCGTCACCCCGTGACGGGGGCCGCGGCGTACGCGGCGACGGTGCTCGGCGTCCCGGTGATCAACGCCGGCGACGGCACCGGCGAGCACCCGACCCAGGCCCTCCTGGACGCCCTGGCCATCCTCCGCCACAAGGGGCGACTGGCAGGGCTCAAGGTCGCCATCGTCGGCGACGTGCGCCACAGCCGGGTGGCGCGGTCCAACGCCCTGTTGCTGGCGCGGCTGGGTGCCGAGGTCTGGCTCTGCGGTCCTCCCGGCCTCGTGCCCGCGGCCCCGCCCTGCCCGGGCGTGACCGTCACGACCTGCCTCGACGAGGCCCTGGACGCGGCCGACGTGGTGATGGCCTTGCGGATCCAGCGGGAGCGCCTGGCGGGGGTGCTGCCCGACCTGGGGGAATACCGCCGCGGCTGGGGCATCGGCCCCCGGCAACTGGAACGGGCCCGGCCCGATGCCATCCTGATGCACCCCGGCCCGGTGAACCGCGGCATCGAGCTCGACCCCGCGGTGATGGACGACCCGCGTTGCGTCGTCGAAGACCAGGTGCGCTGCGGCGTGGCGGCGCGCATGGCCGTGCTGGAGTGGGCCCTGGGGCCGGTTCGTCCGGAAGGAGCGGTGGACGAGCCCGCGGGTGGTGAGGACGGACCCGCCGGGGACGAGGACGAACCGTCCGGTTCCGGAGCAGCCGAACGCCTTGGGGCGGACGAACGCGCCGCGGAGGCCCCATGGGCGGCGGCAGGTCAGCGTGCGGAGTCGCACCGCGCGGAGGCGGGCGGCGTCGCTGTGGCCCCGCCGGAATGCGCGGCCGGGGCCCGCAGGCCGGTCGTGGCCAACGGCCGGGGGCGGGCCGGGGCGGAGGTGGGCCGCCGATGA